One region of Olleya sp. Hel_I_94 genomic DNA includes:
- a CDS encoding aminotransferase class V-fold PLP-dependent enzyme, with protein MHITKAQRTEKSELEAYFSKFRQHIVGINQEFESPYGLQKMVYTDWTASGRLYRPIEDKLLNQFGPFVANTHTETTVSGTAMTNAYHKARQIIKGHVNTNADDVLIVAGNGMTSVVNKFQRILGLKIPENLKRFTTIPDEIRPVVFVTHMEHHSNHTSWLETMAKVEVIPAGEDGLFSLSNLEILLEQYKDCPLKIASVIGGSNVTGIETPYHQIAKLMHKNGGVCFVDFACSAPYVNINMHPEDEDEALDAIFFSPHKFLGGPGTSGVLVFNKKLYKNMIPDCPGGGTVSWTNPWGEHKYIDNIEDREDGGTPGFLQTIKTALAIKLKEQMGVKNMLDREHELLNQVFSNLDHVDNIKILAGDQKKRLGVVSFYIDNLHFNLGVKLLNDKFGIQTRGGCSCAGTYGHYLLHVDQEQSHSLVNEISLGDLIRKPGWIRMSIHPTTTCNEIDYVCESLIALAENHEEWAKDYEYNKANNEFIHKTFVPKNDVRVNDWFQL; from the coding sequence ATGCACATTACAAAAGCCCAAAGAACAGAGAAATCAGAATTAGAAGCTTATTTTTCTAAATTTAGACAGCATATTGTAGGTATAAATCAAGAGTTTGAATCGCCTTATGGATTACAAAAAATGGTCTATACAGATTGGACAGCTTCTGGACGTTTATATAGACCAATTGAAGATAAACTATTAAATCAATTTGGACCTTTTGTAGCCAATACACATACCGAAACTACTGTGTCTGGAACAGCTATGACAAACGCTTATCATAAAGCTAGGCAAATTATTAAAGGACACGTTAATACTAATGCAGACGACGTTTTAATTGTAGCAGGAAACGGAATGACAAGTGTAGTCAATAAGTTTCAGCGTATTTTAGGATTAAAAATTCCAGAAAACTTAAAAAGATTTACAACTATTCCTGACGAGATTCGTCCAGTGGTATTTGTAACACATATGGAGCATCACTCTAATCACACATCTTGGTTAGAAACTATGGCTAAAGTGGAGGTTATTCCTGCAGGAGAAGATGGGTTATTTAGTTTGAGTAATCTTGAAATATTATTAGAACAATATAAAGATTGTCCACTTAAAATAGCTTCAGTAATAGGAGGAAGTAATGTCACGGGAATTGAGACGCCTTACCATCAAATTGCAAAATTAATGCATAAAAATGGAGGTGTATGCTTTGTGGATTTTGCATGCTCTGCACCTTACGTAAATATTAATATGCATCCAGAAGATGAAGACGAAGCTTTAGATGCTATATTCTTTTCGCCTCACAAATTTTTAGGAGGTCCTGGTACTTCTGGTGTTTTAGTTTTTAATAAAAAACTATATAAAAATATGATACCTGATTGTCCAGGAGGAGGTACTGTTAGTTGGACAAATCCTTGGGGAGAACATAAATATATTGACAATATAGAAGATCGAGAAGATGGTGGTACTCCAGGTTTTTTACAAACTATAAAGACTGCTTTGGCCATAAAGTTAAAGGAGCAAATGGGAGTAAAAAATATGTTAGATAGAGAGCATGAGTTGCTAAACCAAGTATTTTCTAATTTGGATCATGTAGATAATATTAAAATATTAGCAGGAGATCAAAAAAAACGATTAGGAGTGGTTTCCTTTTATATTGATAATTTACATTTTAATTTAGGCGTAAAATTATTAAACGACAAATTCGGAATTCAAACACGTGGTGGTTGTAGTTGTGCAGGTACTTATGGTCATTATTTATTACATGTAGACCAAGAGCAATCACATAGTTTGGTTAATGAGATATCATTAGGTGATTTAATTCGTAAACCAGGTTGGATACGCATGTCAATACATCCAACAACAACCTGTAATGAAATAGATTATGTGTGCGAAAGTTTAATAGCTTTAGCAGAAAACCATGAAGAATGGGCTAAAGATTATGAATACAATAAAGCAAATAACGAGTTTATCCATAAAACGTTTGTGCCTAAAAACGATGTAAGAGTCAATGATTGGTTTCAGCTGTAA
- a CDS encoding rhomboid family intramembrane serine protease, producing the protein MGNLNLITIIIIAANVIISYKGFEDYSFFEKYKFNVGAIKRGEQFRIFSSGFLHVNPQHLLFNMITLYFFAWLVIARIGETKFIIIYLVSLVAGSLLSLVFNKDNYHYSAVGASGAVMGVIYSAILFDPWMEINFIIPGWVFGIGYLLYSIYGMKKQIGNIGHDAHFGGAVGGYVTTLIIAPWLLQTDLTMVLVLAIPIVVLFVMQKLGKI; encoded by the coding sequence ATGGGTAATTTAAATTTAATAACTATAATAATAATTGCAGCTAATGTTATTATCTCTTACAAAGGGTTTGAAGATTATAGTTTTTTTGAAAAATATAAATTTAATGTTGGTGCTATAAAAAGAGGAGAACAGTTTAGGATATTTAGTTCTGGATTTTTACATGTTAATCCGCAGCATTTGTTGTTTAACATGATTACGCTTTATTTTTTTGCTTGGTTGGTCATTGCTAGGATTGGCGAAACTAAATTTATAATCATCTATTTAGTTAGTTTAGTAGCAGGAAGTTTACTGTCTTTGGTGTTTAATAAGGATAATTACCATTACAGTGCAGTTGGTGCTAGTGGAGCAGTAATGGGTGTTATTTATTCTGCTATTTTGTTTGATCCTTGGATGGAAATTAATTTTATAATTCCAGGTTGGGTTTTTGGTATAGGATATTTATTGTATTCTATTTACGGAATGAAAAAACAGATAGGTAACATTGGTCACGATGCCCATTTTGGAGGTGCTGTAGGAGGTTACGTGACAACGCTTATTATTGCGCCTTGGTTGTTACAAACGGACTTAACAATGGTGTTGGTTTTAGCCATACCAATTGTAGTATTATTTGTTATGCAAAAATTAGGTAAAATTTAG
- a CDS encoding peroxiredoxin family protein yields MKPYILLLLVATLSFSCKQEPAKPLVFGTEIGDYAPTFTSKTPEGKDLSLNDVDAKVIVLDFWASWCGPCRRENPNVVRMYNQYHDKGLEIVGISLDKKGQEDRWLKAIAQDQLTWKHVSSLEGWQEPIAVAYGVRSIPATYILDGDGKIIAKNLRGKALEDKIAEILTN; encoded by the coding sequence ATGAAACCATACATACTACTTTTACTAGTTGCAACATTAAGTTTTTCTTGTAAACAAGAACCTGCAAAACCACTTGTTTTTGGTACCGAAATTGGTGATTATGCTCCAACATTTACATCCAAAACGCCTGAAGGCAAAGACCTATCTTTAAATGATGTTGACGCTAAAGTAATTGTATTGGATTTTTGGGCTAGCTGGTGTGGTCCTTGCAGACGTGAAAACCCAAATGTAGTTAGAATGTATAATCAATACCACGACAAAGGTTTAGAAATTGTTGGAATATCTCTAGATAAAAAAGGACAAGAAGACCGTTGGTTAAAAGCAATTGCACAAGACCAATTAACTTGGAAACACGTCTCTAGTTTAGAGGGATGGCAAGAACCAATCGCTGTAGCATATGGTGTAAGATCTATTCCTGCAACATACATTTTAGATGGTGATGGTAAAATTATTGCTAAAAACTTACGCGGAAAAGCTTTAGAGGATAAGATTGCAGAAATTTTAACTAACTAA
- a CDS encoding ACP phosphodiesterase yields MNFLAHIYLSGNDKMITIGNFIADGIRGKKYKDYPKDIQIGILLHRQIDTFTDAHPTVRKSTKRLHKNYGHYSGVIVDILYDHYLAKNWSKYSDVPLADYVDDFYDTLENNFEILPSRIQKMMPHLLADNWLLSYASIEGITKVLEGMNRRTKNRSKMNLAVNELEEFYSEFETEFTSFFDELITFTKQTLETLQTKDQ; encoded by the coding sequence ATGAATTTTCTAGCACACATTTATCTTTCCGGAAACGACAAAATGATTACCATTGGTAACTTTATAGCAGATGGTATAAGAGGAAAAAAATATAAAGACTACCCAAAAGACATCCAAATTGGCATTTTATTACATAGACAAATCGACACTTTTACTGATGCACATCCCACAGTAAGAAAAAGCACCAAACGACTACACAAAAATTATGGACATTATTCTGGTGTGATAGTCGATATTTTATACGACCACTATTTAGCAAAAAACTGGTCAAAATACTCAGACGTGCCTTTAGCAGACTATGTGGATGACTTTTACGATACGCTTGAAAATAATTTTGAAATCTTACCTTCCCGAATTCAAAAAATGATGCCTCACCTTTTAGCAGACAATTGGTTGCTAAGCTATGCGTCCATTGAAGGAATAACAAAAGTATTGGAAGGCATGAATAGACGTACTAAAAACCGTTCTAAAATGAATTTAGCTGTCAATGAATTAGAAGAATTTTATAGTGAATTTGAAACAGAATTTACTAGCTTTTTTGATGAGCTTATCACTTTTACCAAACAAACATTAGAGACATTACAAACTAAGGACCAATGA
- a CDS encoding lysophospholipid acyltransferase family protein, with protein MQLLAYILIYPFLWLISILPFRLLYAFSDGLYFLIYYIIGYRKKTVKENLNLVFPDKSEDEIKDIRKKFYHHLCDMVVEAIKSLTITEKQMMKRMTFPNIEEVNQYSKSNKSIVLMCAHYGSWEWIFILQNHVNHKGYAVYKKLENKYFDKLVKRIRAKYNSHLITTKETFSTLLRAKNNGELTINGFVSDQSPKPWKAHHWLEFMGINVPAHTGAELLAKQLDMAVVYFAVKRIKRGYYQTTFTTLAETPNDFKDYEITDAFFKLVEKQIHEAPQYYLWTHKRWKHRDKTPEDFK; from the coding sequence ATGCAATTATTAGCTTATATTTTAATTTATCCTTTTTTATGGTTAATTTCTATACTTCCGTTTAGGCTTTTATATGCATTTTCTGATGGTTTATATTTTTTAATCTATTACATCATTGGCTACAGAAAAAAAACGGTTAAAGAGAATTTAAACCTAGTTTTCCCTGATAAGTCTGAGGACGAAATTAAAGACATAAGAAAAAAATTCTATCATCATCTATGTGATATGGTTGTAGAGGCTATAAAGTCTTTAACTATTACAGAAAAACAAATGATGAAACGTATGACTTTTCCTAACATTGAAGAAGTTAATCAATACAGTAAATCCAATAAAAGTATTGTGTTAATGTGTGCACACTATGGAAGTTGGGAATGGATTTTTATATTACAAAACCATGTAAATCACAAAGGTTATGCAGTATATAAAAAGTTAGAAAATAAATATTTTGACAAACTAGTTAAACGTATTAGAGCCAAATATAATTCTCATTTAATTACCACAAAAGAAACCTTTAGCACCTTACTACGTGCTAAAAATAATGGTGAATTAACTATTAATGGTTTTGTATCTGACCAAAGCCCAAAACCTTGGAAAGCTCACCATTGGTTAGAATTTATGGGTATTAACGTACCTGCTCATACAGGAGCCGAACTTTTAGCTAAGCAATTAGATATGGCTGTTGTATATTTTGCTGTAAAGCGAATTAAAAGAGGGTATTACCAAACCACTTTTACAACTCTAGCTGAAACCCCAAACGACTTTAAAGACTACGAGATTACTGATGCTTTTTTTAAATTAGTAGAAAAGCAAATACACGAAGCTCCTCAATATTATTTATGGACACATAAACGATGGAAACATCGTGATAAAACTCCTGAGGATTTTAAATAA
- a CDS encoding helix-turn-helix domain-containing protein: MSSNIRINRVCENCKTPFVAKTTVTRYCGGNCAKIAYKKRKRNTKVKKSNTETVKIKLEPLEIIQVKDYLTVKETSALLNISKRSTYRLISEGQLKASNLSERLIRVKRSEIERLLTTL, from the coding sequence ATGAGTTCAAATATTCGAATTAATAGAGTTTGTGAAAATTGCAAAACACCTTTTGTTGCAAAGACTACTGTTACAAGGTATTGTGGAGGTAATTGTGCTAAAATTGCTTACAAAAAGCGAAAAAGAAACACCAAGGTAAAAAAGTCTAACACTGAGACTGTAAAGATTAAATTAGAACCATTAGAGATTATTCAGGTAAAGGATTACTTAACCGTAAAAGAAACTTCTGCGCTTTTAAATATTTCTAAAAGATCGACCTATCGTTTAATAAGCGAAGGGCAACTTAAAGCTTCTAATTTGTCTGAAAGATTGATCCGTGTAAAACGATCTGAAATAGAGAGACTATTAACTACGTTATAA
- the ggt gene encoding gamma-glutamyltransferase, with protein MKNLALLFVICITFFSCKNNNKRGLITKQAMVVSAREEASKIGTAILKQGGNVFDAMIATDLALAVCYPYAGNIGGGGFMVYRLEDGSIGALDYREKAPKLATKNMYLDSLGNIIPNLSTQGGLAVGVPGTIAGLFEVHEKFGSLPIQDIMQPVIDLANRGFVVSQKDQAVLEEKKEAFLAVNKSEILFTKNWIAKDTIKQPNLAKTLEAIMINGRDEFYKGKTAKKLASFIQANGGVITVDDLSSYQAIWRKPITFEYDNLNIISMSPPSSGGICLAQILKQIEDFNLDEFGHNSLKSIQVITEAERRAYADRSFYLGDPDFVAIPHDQLLSDAYLKNRMADFTFDKATPSSTISHGKVDIIESDETTHYSIVDQFGNAIAVTTTLNSGYGSKLYSPKLGFFFNNEMDDFSSKPGTPNVYGLIGAEANSILPEKRMLSSMTPTIVEKNDKLYMTLGTPGGSTIITSVMQTILNVHEYDMTMQEAVNAPRFHHQWLPDQIRMEPNSFSKDLVLQLQQKGYSITEKNADVIGKVDGILVLDNGQLEGGADKRGDDTAIGF; from the coding sequence ATGAAAAATTTAGCATTACTTTTTGTAATTTGTATTACTTTTTTTAGTTGCAAAAACAATAACAAACGTGGGTTAATTACCAAACAGGCTATGGTTGTTTCTGCACGAGAAGAAGCATCTAAAATTGGAACTGCTATTTTAAAACAAGGCGGAAACGTCTTTGACGCTATGATAGCAACAGATTTAGCCTTAGCTGTTTGCTACCCTTATGCAGGCAATATTGGTGGTGGTGGTTTTATGGTTTATCGATTGGAGGATGGTAGCATTGGCGCATTGGATTATCGCGAAAAGGCACCAAAGCTAGCAACCAAAAATATGTATTTAGACAGTTTAGGAAATATTATCCCTAATCTAAGTACTCAAGGTGGACTTGCTGTTGGAGTTCCTGGCACAATCGCAGGATTATTTGAAGTGCACGAAAAATTTGGTTCTTTACCTATACAAGACATTATGCAGCCTGTCATTGATTTAGCAAATCGTGGTTTTGTGGTCTCACAAAAAGATCAAGCTGTATTAGAAGAAAAAAAAGAAGCTTTCTTAGCAGTCAATAAAAGCGAAATATTATTTACAAAAAATTGGATTGCTAAAGACACCATTAAACAACCAAACTTAGCAAAAACACTTGAAGCCATAATGATAAATGGTCGTGACGAATTTTATAAGGGTAAAACCGCTAAAAAATTAGCAAGCTTTATACAAGCAAATGGTGGCGTAATTACGGTTGACGACTTATCAAGTTACCAAGCCATATGGCGTAAACCTATTACATTTGAATACGATAATTTAAATATTATATCCATGTCACCTCCTTCAAGTGGTGGTATCTGTTTAGCTCAAATATTAAAGCAAATTGAAGATTTTAATTTAGATGAATTTGGGCACAATAGCCTTAAAAGTATCCAGGTTATTACTGAAGCTGAGCGACGTGCGTACGCAGACCGTAGTTTTTATTTAGGTGATCCAGATTTTGTTGCAATACCTCATGACCAATTGTTAAGTGATGCTTACCTAAAAAACAGAATGGCTGACTTCACCTTTGACAAAGCAACACCTTCTAGCACTATTTCTCATGGAAAAGTTGATATTATTGAAAGTGATGAGACCACGCACTACTCCATAGTTGATCAATTTGGTAATGCAATAGCTGTGACAACCACCTTAAATTCTGGTTATGGTTCAAAATTATATAGTCCAAAATTAGGCTTTTTCTTTAATAACGAGATGGATGATTTTTCCAGCAAACCTGGAACGCCTAACGTGTATGGATTAATTGGTGCTGAAGCTAATAGTATCTTACCAGAAAAACGTATGTTAAGCTCCATGACGCCAACGATTGTAGAAAAAAACGACAAACTATATATGACTTTAGGGACTCCTGGAGGATCCACAATAATAACATCTGTTATGCAGACTATTTTAAACGTGCATGAATATGATATGACCATGCAAGAAGCTGTAAATGCACCAAGGTTTCATCATCAATGGTTACCTGACCAAATTAGAATGGAACCTAACTCTTTCTCTAAAGATTTAGTCCTTCAATTACAACAAAAAGGCTATTCCATTACCGAAAAAAATGCTGACGTTATTGGTAAAGTAGATGGTATCTTAGTTTTAGACAATGGTCAATTAGAAGGTGGTGCAGATAAACGTGGTGATGACACTGCTATTGGATTTTAA
- the mnmE gene encoding tRNA uridine-5-carboxymethylaminomethyl(34) synthesis GTPase MnmE, with protein sequence MIYNDTIVALATASGAGAVAIIRLSGKDAIAIADRCFESVKSNKTLLNQKTHTIHLGHIVDDKRTIDQVLVSVFKNPNSYTGEDVVEVSCHGSIYIQQEIIQLFLRNGCRMANAGEFTLRSFLNGKLDLSQAEAVADLISSDNEASHQIAMQQMRGGFSSEIAKLRAELMNFASLIELELDFAEEDVEFADRTQFQVLVEKITFVLKRLIDSFAVGNVIKNGIPVAIVGEPNVGKSTLLNALLNEERAIVSDIAGTTRDTIEDELVIDGIGFRFIDTAGIRETKDVVESIGIKKTFEKMEQAQVVVLLFSAEEFKTESKRLKVEIEKIKNRFPLKPLLIIANKVDTLNTEELDRLKLQFENVHLLSAKSGLGVEELKAKLIGFVNTGALRNNETIVTNTRHYDSLLKAFEEIQKVKYGLESGLSGDLLAIDIRQALYHFGEITGEITSDDLLGNIFANFCIGK encoded by the coding sequence ATGATTTATAACGATACAATTGTAGCATTAGCAACCGCTTCAGGCGCAGGAGCAGTAGCCATTATTAGATTATCTGGTAAGGATGCTATAGCTATTGCAGACCGCTGTTTTGAGTCTGTAAAAAGTAATAAAACACTTTTAAACCAAAAAACACATACCATACATTTAGGACATATTGTTGATGACAAGCGTACTATAGATCAAGTTTTGGTTTCGGTTTTTAAAAATCCAAACTCGTATACAGGTGAAGACGTTGTAGAGGTGTCGTGTCATGGTTCTATTTATATTCAGCAAGAAATTATTCAATTGTTTTTAAGAAATGGTTGTAGAATGGCTAATGCTGGAGAGTTTACTTTACGTTCATTTTTAAATGGGAAATTAGATTTAAGTCAAGCAGAAGCTGTGGCAGATTTAATTTCTAGTGATAATGAAGCGTCACATCAAATTGCGATGCAACAAATGCGTGGTGGTTTTTCTAGCGAAATTGCTAAATTAAGAGCAGAATTAATGAATTTTGCTTCTTTAATAGAATTAGAATTAGATTTTGCAGAAGAAGATGTGGAATTTGCAGATCGTACGCAGTTTCAGGTTTTAGTTGAAAAAATCACCTTTGTTTTAAAACGATTGATAGACAGTTTTGCTGTAGGAAATGTTATTAAAAACGGAATTCCTGTTGCTATTGTAGGAGAACCAAATGTAGGAAAGTCAACCCTTTTAAATGCGCTTTTAAATGAAGAAAGAGCAATTGTAAGCGATATTGCTGGTACAACAAGGGATACTATTGAAGACGAGTTAGTTATTGATGGTATAGGCTTTAGGTTTATTGATACTGCAGGAATTAGAGAAACTAAGGATGTGGTTGAAAGTATTGGAATAAAGAAAACCTTTGAAAAAATGGAACAAGCCCAAGTGGTTGTGCTCCTTTTTTCTGCAGAAGAGTTTAAAACAGAAAGTAAACGACTAAAGGTAGAAATCGAAAAAATTAAAAATAGATTTCCATTGAAGCCACTTTTGATTATTGCCAATAAAGTTGATACTTTAAATACAGAAGAATTAGATAGACTAAAGCTTCAGTTTGAAAATGTCCATTTACTATCCGCAAAATCTGGTCTTGGAGTAGAGGAGTTAAAAGCAAAACTGATTGGTTTTGTAAACACAGGAGCCCTTCGTAATAATGAAACAATTGTTACTAATACAAGGCACTATGACTCATTATTAAAAGCTTTTGAAGAAATACAGAAAGTAAAATATGGTTTAGAGTCTGGTTTGTCGGGTGATTTATTGGCAATAGATATTAGACAAGCCTTGTACCATTTTGGCGAAATTACTGGTGAAATCACTAGTGATGATTTACTAGGTAATATTTTTGCTAATTTCTGTATTGGCAAATAA
- a CDS encoding acyltransferase family protein, whose protein sequence is MKRLPNLDVLRFVLATLVVFFHLPQLCRNQGLPYFLDAPIFNRGVEAVYMFFVLSGFLIIKTIYSSKQRDAFSIRKFYVRRVLRIFPLYYLVVIFGFVFYWIILPKLEIPYTNNYPLWDGLLLSTFFLPNIFAKLYMPGGILEVLWSIGIEEQFYIIVAPALFLVNKNRVLQFLIGLTGLYFLIFHLSLFSFLKSFNMVFFFLFFGGIVAVLEEKKQLQFFKKNKIYPIIIVVLVLLYFVTDIFHSTNTYIFNLITMVLFGMFIHTISHNNLGVNIQNKALNYLGQISYGLYMFHVIALNVVVFLFLKLQIDTIFNDWLTIVLIYMLTFAFTFIMAHLSYKYFETYFLKLKNKFRE, encoded by the coding sequence TTGAAGCGATTACCCAATTTAGATGTATTACGGTTTGTATTAGCCACATTGGTTGTGTTTTTTCATTTACCACAATTATGTCGTAATCAAGGACTTCCGTACTTTTTGGATGCACCTATATTTAATCGAGGAGTGGAAGCAGTATATATGTTTTTTGTATTAAGTGGTTTTTTAATAATTAAAACTATTTATAGTAGTAAACAGCGCGATGCTTTTTCTATACGTAAATTTTACGTGCGTCGTGTATTACGGATATTTCCGTTGTATTATTTGGTTGTTATTTTTGGGTTTGTGTTTTATTGGATTATTCTTCCAAAATTAGAAATTCCGTATACAAATAATTACCCATTATGGGATGGTCTATTATTATCTACGTTTTTTTTACCAAATATTTTTGCCAAGCTTTACATGCCTGGTGGTATATTGGAGGTGTTGTGGTCTATTGGTATTGAGGAGCAATTTTATATTATAGTTGCTCCAGCTTTATTTTTGGTAAATAAAAATAGGGTTTTACAATTTTTAATAGGACTAACTGGTTTGTACTTTTTAATATTTCATTTAAGCCTTTTTAGTTTTCTTAAAAGTTTTAATATGGTATTTTTCTTTTTGTTTTTTGGCGGAATTGTAGCAGTTTTAGAAGAAAAAAAGCAGCTTCAGTTTTTTAAAAAGAATAAGATTTACCCAATAATAATAGTCGTTTTGGTATTGTTGTATTTTGTAACAGATATATTTCATTCAACAAACACTTATATATTTAACCTAATAACTATGGTGTTATTTGGGATGTTTATCCACACGATATCGCATAATAATCTAGGTGTTAACATTCAAAATAAAGCACTTAATTACTTGGGTCAAATATCTTATGGATTATATATGTTTCATGTAATCGCATTAAACGTTGTAGTTTTCTTATTTTTGAAGCTACAAATAGATACAATTTTTAATGACTGGTTAACAATAGTTTTAATTTATATGTTAACTTTTGCATTTACTTTTATAATGGCACATCTGTCTTATAAATATTTTGAAACCTATTTTTTAAAATTAAAAAACAAATTTAGAGAATGA
- the glmM gene encoding phosphoglucosamine mutase, with the protein MTLIKSISGIRGTIGGSVGDNLTPIDAVKFASAYGTWLKQQRDKTDYKVVVGRDARLSGDMIQNLVMNTLVGLGIQVVDLGLSTTPTVEIAVPMEHADGGIILTASHNPKQWNALKLLNAKGEFLDGAEGQKILEIAESDSMTFAEVDDLGAITKNDAYIDIHIDEVLELEYVNQKAIENANFKVVVDGVNSTGGIAIPLLLERLGVEAVKLYCDPTGHFPHNPEPLKEHLGDLSNEVKKHNADFGIVVDPDVDRLAFMDENGEMFGEEYTLVACADWVLSQNPGNTVSNMSSTRALRDVTEKHGGTYEASAVGEVNVVTLMKKNNAVIGGEGNGGIIYPESHYGRDALVGVALFLSLLAERKLSVSELRKTYTSYFMSKKKIELTPTLDVDAILKAMEDKYSNENLTTIDGVKIDFAESWAHLRKSNTEPIIRIYTEAKSQTEADSLADKIISEIKEIANI; encoded by the coding sequence ATGACACTTATAAAATCTATATCAGGAATTAGAGGGACAATTGGAGGATCAGTTGGTGATAATTTAACACCAATAGATGCAGTAAAATTTGCATCAGCTTATGGTACTTGGCTAAAACAACAACGCGACAAAACCGATTATAAAGTAGTTGTTGGTCGTGACGCACGTTTATCTGGAGACATGATTCAAAACTTGGTAATGAATACATTAGTAGGATTAGGTATTCAAGTTGTGGACTTAGGTTTATCAACAACACCAACAGTTGAGATTGCTGTGCCAATGGAACATGCAGATGGTGGGATAATATTGACTGCCAGTCATAATCCAAAACAATGGAATGCTTTAAAATTATTAAATGCTAAAGGTGAATTTTTAGATGGTGCAGAAGGACAGAAAATTTTAGAGATTGCAGAGTCTGATAGCATGACATTTGCTGAAGTTGATGATTTAGGAGCGATTACTAAAAATGATGCTTATATAGACATACATATTGATGAGGTTTTAGAATTGGAATATGTAAACCAAAAAGCAATAGAAAACGCAAATTTTAAAGTAGTTGTTGATGGTGTAAATAGTACAGGAGGAATTGCAATACCTTTATTGTTGGAGCGTTTAGGTGTTGAGGCAGTAAAATTATATTGTGATCCAACAGGTCATTTTCCGCATAATCCAGAACCTTTAAAAGAGCATTTAGGAGATTTATCTAACGAAGTTAAAAAGCATAATGCCGATTTTGGAATTGTTGTCGATCCAGATGTTGATCGCTTAGCTTTTATGGATGAAAATGGCGAAATGTTTGGCGAAGAGTACACTTTAGTTGCATGTGCTGACTGGGTTTTAAGTCAAAATCCAGGTAATACGGTAAGCAACATGAGCTCAACCAGAGCATTGCGTGATGTGACTGAAAAACATGGAGGTACATACGAGGCTTCTGCAGTTGGAGAGGTTAATGTAGTTACTTTAATGAAAAAAAATAACGCAGTTATTGGAGGAGAAGGTAATGGCGGAATTATATATCCAGAATCACATTATGGACGTGATGCATTAGTTGGTGTTGCTTTATTTTTAAGTTTGTTAGCCGAAAGAAAATTAAGTGTTAGTGAACTTAGAAAAACTTACACAAGCTATTTTATGAGTAAGAAAAAAATAGAATTAACGCCAACTTTGGATGTTGATGCTATTTTAAAAGCAATGGAAGATAAATACAGCAATGAAAATTTAACAACCATTGATGGTGTTAAAATAGACTTTGCAGAAAGTTGGGCACACTTACGAAAAAGTAACACAGAGCCCATAATTAGAATTTACACAGAAGCTAAAAGCCAAACAGAAGCAGATAGTCTAGCAGATAAAATTATTTCAGAAATCAAGGAAATTGCTAATATTTAG